A portion of the Girardinichthys multiradiatus isolate DD_20200921_A chromosome 23, DD_fGirMul_XY1, whole genome shotgun sequence genome contains these proteins:
- the rgs14b gene encoding regulator of G-protein signaling 14 isoform X3, with amino-acid sequence MAMNCNALGIPVGHMSQAVSDGELNMSARGCGGSSSSLPGTPGGDVNPANSVLSWAVSFEKLLEDPCGVAYFTAFLKSEVSAENILFWQECEKFRKIPATSLDQLKAVARSIYNTYVSDSAPYCVNIDDTAKTEEKDLEQPTPDMFNKAQAQIFKLMKMDSYRRFVRSPLYQRCTLASVEGIHLPQLSTEPVSIGSWEDMVNRSPPSDKKNQKSNSNSLPVGKSASEKQRQERGSWGDASNRPGSGPLKESNMSINSTSSVELGSLCRQMENGRLSPSSRDQRAGIGSRMGMEGGYCCVYLPDGSASLAPTRNGQPIKDMLASLCEKRGFPLKDVIIYLHGKDKLPLSLDQDCSVLRDQQVSLELRVTFALENAFTGKTVGIKVKSSKTVQDALSAVLQKHHLKPQEAEVTMVGSDELVNLNCSVYRLANKKIRLDKAKGKDQTIIPRGAGLPSTQSRAVSAALEPRSSVHTERVRTQQRPSKNRDMDGFLDMLTRAQCCRVEDQRGLLTKEQLEIPLFLQVSSDQGQNTGDPSTTRSSTSDSKTESEDNKCTSAAAKKSEEDSKAPKSESKDLRETTV; translated from the exons ATGGCGATGAACTGCAACGCTTTAGGGATTCCTGTTGGCCACATG AGTCAGGCAGTGTCAGACGGAG AGCTGAACATGTCGGCGCGAGGCTGTGGAGGCAGCAGCTCCAGCCTTCCAGGGACCCCGGGAGGAGACGTCAACCCCGCCAACAGTGTCCTGAGCTGGGCTGTCTCCTTTGAGAAGCTGTTAGAAGACCCCTGTGGGGTTGCTTACTTTACG GCCTTTTTAAAGTCAGAAGTGAGTGCAGAGAACATTTTATTCTGGCAAGAATGTGAAAAGTTCAGGAAGATTCCAGCCACATCTTTGGATCAG TTGAAAGCAGTAGCTCGCTCCATCTATAACACCTACGTGTCCGACAGCGCCCCCTACTGTGTGAACATCGATGACACCGCTAAGACAGAGGAGAAGGACCTGGAGCAGCCCACTCCTGACATGTTTAACAAAGCTCAGGCTCAG ATCTTTAAGTTGATGAAGATGGACAGCTACCGCCGGTTTGTCCGGTCTCCTCTCTACCAACGCTGCACCTTGGCAAGTGTAGAGGGCATACATCTACCTCAGCTCTCGACAGAGCCTGTCAGCATCGGGTCGTGGGAGGACATGGTCAACAGGAGCCCCCCTAGTGACAAGAAg AATCAGAAGTCCAACTCTAACAGCCTACCAGTTGGTAAAAGTGCCTCAGAGAAACAGCGACAGGAAAGAGGATCCTGGGGAG ATGCATCAAATCGCCCAGGCTCAGGTCCTTTGAAGGAGTCAAACATGTCGATCAATTCAACTAGCAGTGTGGAGCTTGGCTCCCTCTGCAGACAGATGGAG AATGGTCGACTGAGTCCCAGCTCCCGCGATCAGCGTGCTGGCATCGGGAGCCGTATGGGGATGGAGGGGGGTTACTGCTGTGTCTACCTGCCTGATGGCAGTGCCTCTCTGGCCCCTACACGTAACGGCCAGCCAATCAAGGACATGCTGGCCAGCCTGTGTGAGAAAAGGGGCTTCCCTTTGAAAGATGTCATAATTTACCTTCATGGCAAGGACAAG CTGCCCTTATCCCTGGACCAGGACTGCTCCGTGCTAAGAGATCAGCAGGTCTCTCTTGAGCTCAGGGTGACGTTTGC GCTGGAGAATGCCTTTACTGGTAAAACAGTGGGAATCAAGGTGAAGTCCAGTAAGACAGTGCAAGATGCCCTTTCTGCAGTTCTGCAGAAACACCACCTAAAGCCCCAAGAGGCTGAGGTCACCATG GTTGGAAGTGACGAGCTTGTGAACCTGAACTGTTCTGTGTACAGACTGGCCAATAAGAAGATACGGTTGGACAAAGCCAAAG GTAAAGACCAGACCATCATTCCCAGAGGGGCAGGTTTGCCTAGCACACAG TCAAGAGCAGTAAGTGCGGCTCTGGAGCCTCGATCATCAGTGCATACAGAGAGGGTCAGGACCCAGCAAAGACCCAGTAAGAACCGCGACATGGATG GGTTTCTGGACATGCTGACAAGAGCTCAGTGCTGCAGAGTAGAGGACCAGAGAGGCCTTCTGACCAAAGAACAGCTAGAGATCCCTTTATTCCTGCAGGTTTCTTCAGACCAAGGACAAAATACAGGCGACCCCAGTACAACCAGGTCTTCCACTAGTGACTCCAAAACAGAGTCGGAAGACAACAAATGCACTTCGGCTGCAGCCAAGAAATCCGAGGAAGATTCTAAAGCTCCTAAATCTGAATCTAAAGACTTGAGGGAAACAACAGTTTAA
- the rgs14b gene encoding regulator of G-protein signaling 14 isoform X1 has translation MVAFSGLYHKFSRLASSVSLKQHRTFEKWRILACSNRKDIKSQAVSDGELNMSARGCGGSSSSLPGTPGGDVNPANSVLSWAVSFEKLLEDPCGVAYFTAFLKSEVSAENILFWQECEKFRKIPATSLDQLKAVARSIYNTYVSDSAPYCVNIDDTAKTEEKDLEQPTPDMFNKAQAQIFKLMKMDSYRRFVRSPLYQRCTLASVEGIHLPQLSTEPVSIGSWEDMVNRSPPSDKKNQKSNSNSLPVGKSASEKQRQERGSWGDASNRPGSGPLKESNMSINSTSSVELGSLCRQMENGRLSPSSRDQRAGIGSRMGMEGGYCCVYLPDGSASLAPTRNGQPIKDMLASLCEKRGFPLKDVIIYLHGKDKLPLSLDQDCSVLRDQQVSLELRVTFALENAFTGKTVGIKVKSSKTVQDALSAVLQKHHLKPQEAEVTMVGSDELVNLNCSVYRLANKKIRLDKAKGKDQTIIPRGAGLPSTQSRAVSAALEPRSSVHTERVRTQQRPSKNRDMDGFLDMLTRAQCCRVEDQRGLLTKEQLEIPLFLQVSSDQGQNTGDPSTTRSSTSDSKTESEDNKCTSAAAKKSEEDSKAPKSESKDLRETTV, from the exons ATGGTGGCTTTCAGTGGACTTTATCACAAGTTTTCCCGCCTGGCAAGCAGCGTCTCTCTGAAGCAACACAGGACGTTTGAGAAATGGCGCATCTTGGCCTGCAGCAACAGGAAGGACATAAAG AGTCAGGCAGTGTCAGACGGAG AGCTGAACATGTCGGCGCGAGGCTGTGGAGGCAGCAGCTCCAGCCTTCCAGGGACCCCGGGAGGAGACGTCAACCCCGCCAACAGTGTCCTGAGCTGGGCTGTCTCCTTTGAGAAGCTGTTAGAAGACCCCTGTGGGGTTGCTTACTTTACG GCCTTTTTAAAGTCAGAAGTGAGTGCAGAGAACATTTTATTCTGGCAAGAATGTGAAAAGTTCAGGAAGATTCCAGCCACATCTTTGGATCAG TTGAAAGCAGTAGCTCGCTCCATCTATAACACCTACGTGTCCGACAGCGCCCCCTACTGTGTGAACATCGATGACACCGCTAAGACAGAGGAGAAGGACCTGGAGCAGCCCACTCCTGACATGTTTAACAAAGCTCAGGCTCAG ATCTTTAAGTTGATGAAGATGGACAGCTACCGCCGGTTTGTCCGGTCTCCTCTCTACCAACGCTGCACCTTGGCAAGTGTAGAGGGCATACATCTACCTCAGCTCTCGACAGAGCCTGTCAGCATCGGGTCGTGGGAGGACATGGTCAACAGGAGCCCCCCTAGTGACAAGAAg AATCAGAAGTCCAACTCTAACAGCCTACCAGTTGGTAAAAGTGCCTCAGAGAAACAGCGACAGGAAAGAGGATCCTGGGGAG ATGCATCAAATCGCCCAGGCTCAGGTCCTTTGAAGGAGTCAAACATGTCGATCAATTCAACTAGCAGTGTGGAGCTTGGCTCCCTCTGCAGACAGATGGAG AATGGTCGACTGAGTCCCAGCTCCCGCGATCAGCGTGCTGGCATCGGGAGCCGTATGGGGATGGAGGGGGGTTACTGCTGTGTCTACCTGCCTGATGGCAGTGCCTCTCTGGCCCCTACACGTAACGGCCAGCCAATCAAGGACATGCTGGCCAGCCTGTGTGAGAAAAGGGGCTTCCCTTTGAAAGATGTCATAATTTACCTTCATGGCAAGGACAAG CTGCCCTTATCCCTGGACCAGGACTGCTCCGTGCTAAGAGATCAGCAGGTCTCTCTTGAGCTCAGGGTGACGTTTGC GCTGGAGAATGCCTTTACTGGTAAAACAGTGGGAATCAAGGTGAAGTCCAGTAAGACAGTGCAAGATGCCCTTTCTGCAGTTCTGCAGAAACACCACCTAAAGCCCCAAGAGGCTGAGGTCACCATG GTTGGAAGTGACGAGCTTGTGAACCTGAACTGTTCTGTGTACAGACTGGCCAATAAGAAGATACGGTTGGACAAAGCCAAAG GTAAAGACCAGACCATCATTCCCAGAGGGGCAGGTTTGCCTAGCACACAG TCAAGAGCAGTAAGTGCGGCTCTGGAGCCTCGATCATCAGTGCATACAGAGAGGGTCAGGACCCAGCAAAGACCCAGTAAGAACCGCGACATGGATG GGTTTCTGGACATGCTGACAAGAGCTCAGTGCTGCAGAGTAGAGGACCAGAGAGGCCTTCTGACCAAAGAACAGCTAGAGATCCCTTTATTCCTGCAGGTTTCTTCAGACCAAGGACAAAATACAGGCGACCCCAGTACAACCAGGTCTTCCACTAGTGACTCCAAAACAGAGTCGGAAGACAACAAATGCACTTCGGCTGCAGCCAAGAAATCCGAGGAAGATTCTAAAGCTCCTAAATCTGAATCTAAAGACTTGAGGGAAACAACAGTTTAA
- the rgs14b gene encoding regulator of G-protein signaling 14 isoform X2: protein MVAFSGLYHKFSRLASSVSLKQHRTFEKWRILACSNRKDIKSQAVSDGELNMSARGCGGSSSSLPGTPGGDVNPANSVLSWAVSFEKLLEDPCGVAYFTAFLKSEVSAENILFWQECEKFRKIPATSLDQLKAVARSIYNTYVSDSAPYCVNIDDTAKTEEKDLEQPTPDMFNKAQAQIFKLMKMDSYRRFVRSPLYQRCTLASVEGIHLPQLSTEPVSIGSWEDMVNRSPPSDKKNQKSNSNSLPVGKSASEKQRQERGSWGDASNRPGSGPLKESNMSINSTSSVELGSLCRQMENGRLSPSSRDQRAGIGSRMGMEGGYCCVYLPDGSASLAPTRNGQPIKDMLASLCEKRGFPLKDVIIYLHGKDKLPLSLDQDCSVLRDQQVSLELRVTFALENAFTGKTVGIKVKSSKTVQDALSAVLQKHHLKPQEAEVTMVGSDELVNLNCSVYRLANKKIRLDKAKGKDQTIIPRGAGLPSTQSRAVSAALEPRSSVHTERVRTQQRPRFLDMLTRAQCCRVEDQRGLLTKEQLEIPLFLQVSSDQGQNTGDPSTTRSSTSDSKTESEDNKCTSAAAKKSEEDSKAPKSESKDLRETTV, encoded by the exons ATGGTGGCTTTCAGTGGACTTTATCACAAGTTTTCCCGCCTGGCAAGCAGCGTCTCTCTGAAGCAACACAGGACGTTTGAGAAATGGCGCATCTTGGCCTGCAGCAACAGGAAGGACATAAAG AGTCAGGCAGTGTCAGACGGAG AGCTGAACATGTCGGCGCGAGGCTGTGGAGGCAGCAGCTCCAGCCTTCCAGGGACCCCGGGAGGAGACGTCAACCCCGCCAACAGTGTCCTGAGCTGGGCTGTCTCCTTTGAGAAGCTGTTAGAAGACCCCTGTGGGGTTGCTTACTTTACG GCCTTTTTAAAGTCAGAAGTGAGTGCAGAGAACATTTTATTCTGGCAAGAATGTGAAAAGTTCAGGAAGATTCCAGCCACATCTTTGGATCAG TTGAAAGCAGTAGCTCGCTCCATCTATAACACCTACGTGTCCGACAGCGCCCCCTACTGTGTGAACATCGATGACACCGCTAAGACAGAGGAGAAGGACCTGGAGCAGCCCACTCCTGACATGTTTAACAAAGCTCAGGCTCAG ATCTTTAAGTTGATGAAGATGGACAGCTACCGCCGGTTTGTCCGGTCTCCTCTCTACCAACGCTGCACCTTGGCAAGTGTAGAGGGCATACATCTACCTCAGCTCTCGACAGAGCCTGTCAGCATCGGGTCGTGGGAGGACATGGTCAACAGGAGCCCCCCTAGTGACAAGAAg AATCAGAAGTCCAACTCTAACAGCCTACCAGTTGGTAAAAGTGCCTCAGAGAAACAGCGACAGGAAAGAGGATCCTGGGGAG ATGCATCAAATCGCCCAGGCTCAGGTCCTTTGAAGGAGTCAAACATGTCGATCAATTCAACTAGCAGTGTGGAGCTTGGCTCCCTCTGCAGACAGATGGAG AATGGTCGACTGAGTCCCAGCTCCCGCGATCAGCGTGCTGGCATCGGGAGCCGTATGGGGATGGAGGGGGGTTACTGCTGTGTCTACCTGCCTGATGGCAGTGCCTCTCTGGCCCCTACACGTAACGGCCAGCCAATCAAGGACATGCTGGCCAGCCTGTGTGAGAAAAGGGGCTTCCCTTTGAAAGATGTCATAATTTACCTTCATGGCAAGGACAAG CTGCCCTTATCCCTGGACCAGGACTGCTCCGTGCTAAGAGATCAGCAGGTCTCTCTTGAGCTCAGGGTGACGTTTGC GCTGGAGAATGCCTTTACTGGTAAAACAGTGGGAATCAAGGTGAAGTCCAGTAAGACAGTGCAAGATGCCCTTTCTGCAGTTCTGCAGAAACACCACCTAAAGCCCCAAGAGGCTGAGGTCACCATG GTTGGAAGTGACGAGCTTGTGAACCTGAACTGTTCTGTGTACAGACTGGCCAATAAGAAGATACGGTTGGACAAAGCCAAAG GTAAAGACCAGACCATCATTCCCAGAGGGGCAGGTTTGCCTAGCACACAG TCAAGAGCAGTAAGTGCGGCTCTGGAGCCTCGATCATCAGTGCATACAGAGAGGGTCAGGACCCAGCAAAGACCCA GGTTTCTGGACATGCTGACAAGAGCTCAGTGCTGCAGAGTAGAGGACCAGAGAGGCCTTCTGACCAAAGAACAGCTAGAGATCCCTTTATTCCTGCAGGTTTCTTCAGACCAAGGACAAAATACAGGCGACCCCAGTACAACCAGGTCTTCCACTAGTGACTCCAAAACAGAGTCGGAAGACAACAAATGCACTTCGGCTGCAGCCAAGAAATCCGAGGAAGATTCTAAAGCTCCTAAATCTGAATCTAAAGACTTGAGGGAAACAACAGTTTAA